ACAATCTCGGGCTGATAGCTCAGGTCATAGGCGGCGCGGAAGACGGCCAGCAGGGCGGGGTCGGGCTGAGCCGGTGCGTCGTCCGGCAGCCACCGGCGGCGGAAGTCTCACAGCGTGCGATCGTCGCTCGCCGGCTTGAAGCCCTGTTTGGTGTTGACGCCGTACTGGCGCACGAAGTGTTCGATCTGTCGCAGGCGCGTTACGTCGATCGGCACAGCGTCTTCTTGGCGAGAAGAAGCGGCGAGCCTCTCCCGGAACGGGGAGGCTCGCCGCGGGCGATAGTCGGAACTGGTTAGCCGTCAGAGCAGTGCGCGGGTGATGCACCGGGTCCCGGTGACGGCGGCTACCAACGGAAACACGAGGATGATCGGCAGGTTGTCGGCGGCCACATCGACCGGCAGGGCGACGACGCAGACGCCGACCACGGCGGCCGCCGTCGCCCAGACGAACGCGATCAAGGCTGTGCCAAGACCCGGGTGGGGGTGGCAGGTGTGCTTCTCGCCGTTCATGCGCGCCCGCCACGGCCACCGATGGGCAGTGTTGTGGCCGCGGCCCTGAGCAGCCGGTTGGCGGTGTCGACCACGACGGCGAGCACCGCCAGCGGCGGGTCGTCGGCGTTGAGGAACAGCTCGGCGTTCACCCGCGGCGACGCCAGGGTGGTCCGCTGGTCGAGCGTCATCAGCAGTCGGAAGCCCCCGTCGCGGCGTTCGCCGCTGACCGTAGGTTCGATCCGGATGCCGGTGACCGGCGGATCGAAGGTGAGCACTCCGTGCTCGACGCACTCGTCGATCAGTTGGGCGACGTCACTGCCGAAGCTGCGGCTGCCGGCGTCCAGGCAGGTCACCAGCGACGGGGGAAGACATGATCCGATGTCCTCGACAGGGCCGGCCATAGCGTTGGTGAGCTGGTGCAATAGGTCGATGTCGGTGCTCACCGGCTGGCCGGAAGGCTGGGGGCGGGCAGACAGCAGACGCGCGATACGGCCGGGAAGTCTTAGACGCATACGGATCCCTCCAGAAGCACGGGAGGCCAGGCCCATCCGGGGAGGGGCCTGGCCGTGAGCGGGGGCGGCGGTTGTGCGAACCCCTGGCCGGTGGCGGGTACCGATCCGTGCCGCGGGGGCTGGCGCGATCCGCGCGGGCCGGCCGATCGGCGCAGCCCCGCCAGACCCGCCGGTAGCACGGCCACGGGTGGCGATCGCGGCAACCGGCGGGTCTTGCGTGGGTAAGCCGCGGTCGGCCAGGATCCGCCGCCAGCCACCCGGCACCGGGCATTGCCGCGCAACGGCGAGCACCGGCAGATCACCGCCGGTCAGGTGACGACCGCCGGCTCTTGGACGCCGAGCAACCGCATCGCCAACTCCCATGCCTTCTCTCGCAGCCGATCAGCTTGTTCCCGGAGGGCGAACTCTTCGTTTGCCGGGCCCGACTCGTTCGCCTCGTCGCACAGCCGGTTCGCCTCCGCTTGGGTCTTGGCCGCAGCAGCGACGAGCTACCCGACGTTCCCGAGGATGGGGGAGTGCAGTGCAACGAGCGCAGCGCAGCGGCGAACGCCTGCCCTTCCGCGTCGCCGTGCAGGACGACGTCGCCGGCGTGCGTCTCGATGATGTCCGCAGGACCGGTGCGGACGCCAGCCGATGACCCACCCCAGGTTGACGTAGCTAGCCAGCGCAACGCTCAGGGGATTGACGGTCGTTGGGCGATGGTGATGTTGTTTGGCGGTCTTGGCGTGTTGCCGGGGCCGTCGCGTAGCGCCGCAGATGTCAGCGGTTCAGGCGCCGCCACCGGTTACCAGTCCCAGGACGGTAACGCGTCGATCCGGTCGGCACCCGCGTTGAGCAGGATGTATTCGGCGCTGAACCGGTGGGCGTACTGCCAGAGCCGCCACACCTCGGCCGGCACACTGCCTGAGAAGTCAGCGTGATGTGCGGCAAGGTCGTCCGGCACCGTGAGGAGCCAGCCGGTGCCGGTGAAGCAGGCGTGGACACCACTGTAGGTATTGAGCCGGTCGCAGATCGGCCGGGGTAGGTGGCCGGTCGACAGGTCGATGACGGTTATGACCCGTGGCCCGCCGGTTGCCCGGCCCAGTTCGGTCTGAGCGCGATGCAGCAAGTGATGCAACTCCGGTGGTGTGCCGGTGAGCTGAATGCCGCCCTCGCCGTTACCGGCGATGATCGAGTAGATGCAGTCCGGTTCAGGCTTGTCGACGGTCTTGGCAGCCGCAAATGTCTCTGGGAGGCCGAGCACATCGACCTGATCGATCGCCTGCACTCGTTGCCGTCTGATGGACATGACTGTTCACCTTCTTTGTGGCAGTGGGGAATCCGTAGGTGCCTGGGTCAGTGGCTGGCATGCGTTGGGTTGGCCTGCGACGCGAAGTCGTGTTGGGAGGGCACGTTCGGCGACGACACCGCATCCAAGGCGAGCCGGCTGCGTTCGAGCGCCAGCAGCGCTCGGGCGGGGGCATGCCAGCTGTCGTCACCGCCCGGTGCCGGTGTGCGACCTTCGGCGAGATCGCGCAGAGCGGGAACCTGGTCGGCGTAAGAACCGCCGATCTTGAGCAGGTTCGTGCAAGCACGCAGAGTCGACTCCCGCATGTTCTTGGTCCACGGGCCGGACGACGTGCCCCACCGCTCGCGTGGGCGGTGGTACAGCGGTCCTTCGCATAGGTGGTAGCCCAGCCAGACGACCGGCGGGTGCAGGCCGGCGGCTTCGGCGAGCAAGGCGACCTTGTCGTAGTCCCAGGCCCGGCCGCCGCGCTGCTGTCGGTGACCGATGGTCTTCGGGCGGGTCAGCGTGCGCCAATAGTCGAAGTCAACCGCAGTGGAAGCGACCAGGTCCTTCTCGTCGGTGAACCCGCCGGCGGCCAGCGCGTGCGGGAGCCGAGCGGTGAGCAGGTGCGCGAGTTCGCGGCGCACGGCAGGCACGGCTGGATCGTCGGCTGCGGCGGTCCGTCGCTGCCGTAGTGCCGGCACCGGGTCGACGTCGACGTCGACGTCGAGTTCGGGCAGGGCAGTGCCATCGGCGAGGTAGCCGAGCAGCAGTGTGCCGAAGTCGCACAGCATGTTCTCGAAGCCGCGGCTGCGGTCTCCGTAGTCGAGGATCGGCAGCCACCGGCCGCCGCCACGATGCGCGACCCGGTGCGCCGCCTCGTGCAGCAGAACGTGCAGCGTGCGGGGCCGCTGGGCGAGAACACTGCGGCTGATCGCGATGTCGCCGGTGGCCGGGCTGTAGAAGCCGGAGGCGCACGGAGACGACTCGCTCTTGGAATAGACCCGGACCCGGTCGATCGCGAACGGCCCGATCGCCCGGCGGATCAGCTGCCGCGCGCTGGTGAGCACGGTCCGCTCGTCGGTGGTCAGTGACTTGTCCGCGACCCACGTGGTTCTGCCGCGGGTGCGTTCGTAGTGGCGCGCCCGCCGGATGCGGGCCAGCTGTACACCGAGGCGGTCCATCAGCGCGAACCGTAGGTGCTCGGGCAGCCCGGCGGCGGTGACCTCGGTGAAGCCCTTGTCTTTCAGGTCGAGTTTGGCTTCCTCATGACCGCTGATGGTGAAGAAACAGTTCTCCGGCAGATTCGCGCGCCCCCACGTGCGCCATGCCGCCCTTGCCCGCGGGCTGCTGCCGCTCGGGTGGGAGAAGAACTGCTCGGATTCGCGGAGCTTTCCGCCGCCGAGCACGTGCCGGGCGAACCGGTCGACGACGCGAGGATCCTCGCTGACAGCGAGGATGGTCTGCACGCTGTCGCGCAGGGCGCCGGCCTCGATGACGGTCCGGTCGCGGTTCTGAAGGCCCTTGCTGTCCAACGGGAGGTCGTAGGAAGCCACCAGGCCGGGCATGCGGGTGACCAGCACGCCACCGATCCAGATGCGTCCCGGTTCTCCGTCCAGCACGCATGCTCCGGGGGCCTGCGGCGGCTGGTAGCCCGGCTCGGCCAGCGCCCGGAACCGACCGCAGTTGCAGCACGGCGTTCCGCGAGCGCGGCGATTCTTCGAGAGAGTTCGGCTGCCGGTGTTCCGGTGGCGCGGATGGCCACCGGAACACCGGGCACCGCGGGCGCTACGGGATCAGGTGCCGCGGATCGAAGTCCTCCGGCAGTGGCCAGGGCAGCGTGTCCGGATTGATCGGCGAGTTGAGCAGGACACCGATCAGGTTCGATAGCGTGTTGCCGGGCATAGCGGTGGCCGCCGTGTCCAGAGCGGTGCGGGCCAGCGCCGGCTCACCGCGCCGCCACGATGTCCAGGCAAGCAGGTTCGCCGGGGTCGCCACGTACTGCTCGGGAACCCGACGCGTCAGGTCCAGCCACAGGGCGCCCTGCCACGCGGTGCCGGTCGTGGCCTCCCAGGCTGCGGTGCGGCCATCTACGGTGGTGAGCGCTACTGCCAGGAGCGCGACCTGGTCGTCGCTGAGCCGCTCGGCGGTCTCCGCACAGGCCATGCAGGAGTGCACCACACCCACCGGATCCGCTGGCGGGCTCGGCAGGCCGGCGATGAGCGCCGCGGTGCGGGCCTGGGCTTCGGTGTCGGCGGCGGCGAGAGCTTCGACATCCTGGCGGGACGGCAGCGCGACCCGGCCCTGCAACGTCATCTCGGCAGCCATGACGCTGCCGGAGACGTCCAGAATCGCGCCGCCGGCGGGGGTGCAAGGGCACCCCTGGTTCAGGCAGTAGTAGCGGTCGTTGTTCACCAGCAGACAGGCCTGGACCGATACGGCGTGATGCAGCCGGTCAGCGATCTGGATGAGCGGGTCGCGGTCGGTCATCGGCCCGTAGCCGATGATGAACGCGGCTGTGGTGTCCGCGCTGATGGCCGTGGCGATGCTGTTCTGCACGATCGTCGGGGCCGGCTTCTGCCGGTCGGTGCTGAACACGCACTTGACGCGTCCGTTCTCGGTGACGAACACGACCACGACGCAGTCGCGGGGGTGGTACCCCATGAGGTAGGGAACGGTGGCCAGCAGGTCGGCAGGACCACGCACGGTCATGTACGCCGATTCGGGCATGGGTCACTCCTAGGCATCGCAAACGGGTGTGGCCCGACTGGTGAAGCCCCGGGGGTGTACCGCGATCGGGGGAGGCGTCCGATCGCGGTACACCGGTCCTGGGCGGGCGCCGGGCCGCGCTGACCCGGTGCGCGTACCGGCCCTGACGGCCCAGGGCAGGCCAGGGCCCAGCCCGGGCATCCCACCAGCGACGACGCCACCCTCGGAGGCCGGTATGACGGTGGGATGGCGGGTGCCGCGCCCTTGCCGGCCCGGGACGGGGCCGGTACAAGCGCGTCAGGGCAGCGACGGCCAGAGCGCCAGCCCCGACCACGGTCTACCCGCGTGGCCGGGCGATCTCGTCCAGGATGTCGTCAACGCAGGTGACCACCCGCGCGGCCGGGTGCGTGCGCAGCAGTTCGTGGCAGCCCTTCGACATCTGCGAGGTCACCGAGCCCGGCACGACCAGCGCCGGCCGGTTGAGGGCGATCGCCCGGCTGATCACCTGCAGGGATCCGCTGCGGGGTGTGGCTTCGACCAGCACTGTGCCGGCCGTGGCCGCGAGGACTCTGTTTCGCAGCAGACCTGTTGACCGAACTACCGCGCTGAGGAACGGATCCACTCTTTCGGTATACGGAGCGTGTCCGCTGGCGTGACATCGACGTTGGTCACCAGACAGTTGGTCTCCGAGCGGGAGTCGTCGGCGTGGATTATTTTGAGCGGCCCGAGCGAGATGTGGCCTCGATCAAGTTGCCGGAGTGGGGTCGAGTCGGTCCGTCCGACGGGCCGGTGCCGTTCACGGTCTACGACGATGCGGACGAACCGATCGAGGCGGTACACCGGTACCTTCGGGACTTCGTCGCCCGAGGCAACAGCGCCGGTTCCGTCCGGAGTTATGCCTACACCTTGCTGCGCTGGTGGCGGTTTCTCCGTGCTGTCGACGTCGCTTGGGATCGGGCGACCGCCGTTGAGACGAAGGACCTGGTGCTCTGGCTCCAGCACACTGAGAAGCCGGTCGCGAAGCGCCGCGTCGCCTCAGCCGCGACGGCCGGAACCGTCAATCCGGTCACGCGCAAGGAGCACTTGGGCGACCAGTACAAGCCTCGCACTGTCCGGCACAGCAACGCCGTGTTGCGCGCCTTCTACGAGTACTGGATCGAGGAGGGGCAGGGTCCGCTGCTAAACCCGGTGCCTCGTGCTCGGCGGGGTGCCCGACCGAATGCACACCACAATGCGTTGGAGCCGTTCCGGCCGGAAGGCCGGCTGCGCTATAACCCCAAGGTCCCGAAGCAGAAGCCTCGGGCCATGCCGGACGAGGCCTGGCTCGATCTCTTCAAGGCGATGAAGTCGAACCGGGACCGGGCCATTCTTACGCTGGCGATCAGCACGGCGGCCCGCGCGAGCGAGCTGCTCGGGCTGCGCGCCTGCGACATCGACTGGGGTGACCAGCTGATCCGGGTGCGCCGCAAGGGCTCCGGAGCCGAGCAGTGGCTGCCGGCCAGCTCGGAAGCGTTCGTCTGGCTGCGTCTCTACCTCGCAGAGGTCTCTCGACTGCGCCCGGGCGACCCGCTTTGGTGGACACTTCGCCGCCAACACGATGGCGAACGCCCCAGACGCGTCGAGCTCACCTATGACGCTCTGCGAGCCGTCTTGCGCCGGGCCAATGGACTGCTAGGCGCGAACTGGTCGATGCACGACTGCCGGCACACCTGCGCCCTGCGAATGGCCAGGGACAAGAATCTGTCCCTGCGGGACGTCCAGCTTCTCCTGGGGCATGCCCACCTCACCACCACCCAGATCTATCTCGAAGACGACGACGCGGAAGTGGTCAAGCGGGTTCAGGAGCACCACGCCGAACGCGGGCGCCTCCTCACCGCACCCCCACGACCCCTGCCGGCCAGCCGATACGACGCTGACGACATGTCGGTCCTCTTCGCCAATCGAGTCGCGCAGTGACCACGACTGCAGCGGTCGTTCCGCCGCACTGGCGACAGGTGACCCAGGGCGAACTGATCACCCCCCGCGACCATCCGCTGGGCCGGCTCGACCGGAGCGACATCGACAAGGTCCTCGACGCGCTGCCTCAGCTTCCGACATGGCCGGCCGTCGGCGCTGACCGCAACAGATGCCGTCGCGGAACCGGCCAGATCCTGGAATGGCTCGCCACCTATCCCGGAGACGGGTGGCAGGCTCGCTGGCTGGCGGCAGATATCCACGACCGATCCTGGCGAGACATGGTCATGGCGGCCACCTACCCCGCCCCCGAAGACCAGCTCCTTCAAGGCATGCGAGCCCTACTCCTGCTGCGCGTCCTTCGGCCCAGTTACTGGTTTCTGCACCGATATAAGGCCTACGCCCTCTTCGACGAAGTCCGCCTGACCGTCAGCCCGGACCTGTTCACCCGCGCGGCCTCCGAGGCGACGCGCCTGGGCATGATCGGCCGCCAGGCAAACCAGCCGCTGATCACGCTGGCCAAGTTGGTGCTGCACTCCGGCAAGGACGTCGGCGAGCTCGGACCCGAGGACTTCTTCCTGGCCCGGGCCTGGAGCGTCCGCGCAATCGGCCGGCACCTGCCCGGCCTGCACGCTGCTTGGGAGGTGCTCCGCGGCCTGGGCATCTTGCCCGGCGACCACACGTTCCGCGCCGCGATCCGCGTCGGTCAGCGACCGACCGCGGAGATGATCGACGTGTTCAACTTGCGCTCCCAGACCGTCCGGGACGTCCTGATCCGTTACTGCGAGGAGCGGCGCCCGGCGATGGACTACGGCTCCTTCCGCGGCTTGATCGGCCACCTGGTCGGCAACTTCTGGGCCGACCTGGAGAAGCACCATCCAGAAATCGACTCGCTTCACCTGCACCCTGATGTCGCCCTCGCCTGGAAAGAACGGGCTCAGTTCGTCACCGATCCTCGCTACCCGGGTCGCCCCCGGCGCGACCGCATCGCGCTGTTCATGCGTGTCCGGGCGTTCTACCTCGATCTCCAGGAGTGGGCCCTGGAGGATCCGTCTTGGGCGCCGTTCGCCGCGCCGAGCCCGATCCGCAAGAGCGACACCGAGGGCTACGCCAAGGTCAAGAAGAGCGCTACCGCGGAAATGCACCAGCGCATCCGTGATCGGCTGCCCCACCTGCCGCTGCTGGTCCAGGCAGCGGAACGCAACCGGGCCTACCACCAGGCGCTACTGTCCAGCGTCGAGGCAACCCTGGTCGGCGACACGTTTGACTACAACGGCACCGTGTTCCGTCGCACTGCCCCTCAGACCGCCACGCACCGCAGCCACCGTCAGCGCGGTCCCGAGCACGTCCACGCCACCAACTTGGCCAGCGACGAGCAGATCAACGTCACGGTCGCCGAGAACTCCGCGTTCTGGAGGTGGGCGCTCCTCGAGACGCTGCGGCATACCGGTGTCCGTCTCGAAGAGCTGTTGGAGATGACCCATCTGGCGCTGATCTCCTACAAGCTGCGCGACACCGGTGAAGTCGTCCCGCTCCTGCAGATCGTCCCGTCGAAGTCGAACAGCGAGCGGCTGTTGCTCGTCACGCCGGAGCTCGCCAGCGTCCTCGCCACGATCATCAAGAGGATCCGGGATCCTCAGACCGGGCGGGTCCCGCTCGTCGCCCGATATGACCCGCACGAGCGCACGACCGGGCC
This window of the Actinoplanes oblitus genome carries:
- a CDS encoding DUF5983 family protein, which produces MSIRRQRVQAIDQVDVLGLPETFAAAKTVDKPEPDCIYSIIAGNGEGGIQLTGTPPELHHLLHRAQTELGRATGGPRVITVIDLSTGHLPRPICDRLNTYSGVHACFTGTGWLLTVPDDLAAHHADFSGSVPAEVWRLWQYAHRFSAEYILLNAGADRIDALPSWDW
- a CDS encoding DUF4192 domain-containing protein, translated to MPESAYMTVRGPADLLATVPYLMGYHPRDCVVVVFVTENGRVKCVFSTDRQKPAPTIVQNSIATAISADTTAAFIIGYGPMTDRDPLIQIADRLHHAVSVQACLLVNNDRYYCLNQGCPCTPAGGAILDVSGSVMAAEMTLQGRVALPSRQDVEALAAADTEAQARTAALIAGLPSPPADPVGVVHSCMACAETAERLSDDQVALLAVALTTVDGRTAAWEATTGTAWQGALWLDLTRRVPEQYVATPANLLAWTSWRRGEPALARTALDTAATAMPGNTLSNLIGVLLNSPINPDTLPWPLPEDFDPRHLIP
- a CDS encoding DNA-processing protein DprA, with amino-acid sequence MLVEATPRSGSLQVISRAIALNRPALVVPGSVTSQMSKGCHELLRTHPAARVVTCVDDILDEIARPRG
- a CDS encoding tyrosine-type recombinase/integrase; the protein is MDYFERPERDVASIKLPEWGRVGPSDGPVPFTVYDDADEPIEAVHRYLRDFVARGNSAGSVRSYAYTLLRWWRFLRAVDVAWDRATAVETKDLVLWLQHTEKPVAKRRVASAATAGTVNPVTRKEHLGDQYKPRTVRHSNAVLRAFYEYWIEEGQGPLLNPVPRARRGARPNAHHNALEPFRPEGRLRYNPKVPKQKPRAMPDEAWLDLFKAMKSNRDRAILTLAISTAARASELLGLRACDIDWGDQLIRVRRKGSGAEQWLPASSEAFVWLRLYLAEVSRLRPGDPLWWTLRRQHDGERPRRVELTYDALRAVLRRANGLLGANWSMHDCRHTCALRMARDKNLSLRDVQLLLGHAHLTTTQIYLEDDDAEVVKRVQEHHAERGRLLTAPPRPLPASRYDADDMSVLFANRVAQ
- a CDS encoding tyrosine-type recombinase/integrase, translating into MTQGELITPRDHPLGRLDRSDIDKVLDALPQLPTWPAVGADRNRCRRGTGQILEWLATYPGDGWQARWLAADIHDRSWRDMVMAATYPAPEDQLLQGMRALLLLRVLRPSYWFLHRYKAYALFDEVRLTVSPDLFTRAASEATRLGMIGRQANQPLITLAKLVLHSGKDVGELGPEDFFLARAWSVRAIGRHLPGLHAAWEVLRGLGILPGDHTFRAAIRVGQRPTAEMIDVFNLRSQTVRDVLIRYCEERRPAMDYGSFRGLIGHLVGNFWADLEKHHPEIDSLHLHPDVALAWKERAQFVTDPRYPGRPRRDRIALFMRVRAFYLDLQEWALEDPSWAPFAAPSPIRKSDTEGYAKVKKSATAEMHQRIRDRLPHLPLLVQAAERNRAYHQALLSSVEATLVGDTFDYNGTVFRRTAPQTATHRSHRQRGPEHVHATNLASDEQINVTVAENSAFWRWALLETLRHTGVRLEELLEMTHLALISYKLRDTGEVVPLLQIVPSKSNSERLLLVTPELASVLATIIKRIRDPQTGRVPLVARYDPHERTTGPMLPHLFQHVLGWRREVISQRLVQRNLNDILRLAGLTDAAGEALRYTPHDFRRMFVTEAVAGGLPVHIAARLLGHANLNTTQAYLAVFQDDLIRSYRAFVAERRALRPAGEYRDPTDAEWEEFQQHFQLRKLELGTCGRPYGTPCNHEHACIRCPMLRVDPDQRHRLVEIATNLEERITEAHENGWLGEVQGLRVSLDAARSKLGALDRQPSTGPVDLGLPVVRDPG